The proteins below are encoded in one region of Casimicrobium huifangae:
- a CDS encoding class I adenylate-forming enzyme family protein, whose product MGEAVTAPASLIPPFVSLSDLIHGHARERPDALALSDGQQSLTYAALDAQMDRIAASLQRDGLRAGDVVSVCAASSVRYALVFVAALRAGIVVAPLAPSSTAASLCSMLHDAEAKLLFLDAQVAALLDAASDTGEQAPARIALDDSDAGQRFDEWLADAGSAPAPVEVQPQHPFNIIYSSGTTGTPKGIVQSHAMRWAHIQRGVAYGYGPDAVTLLATPLYSNTTLVSFFPTLGLGGQVHLMAKFDAENYLRIAERIRATHTMLVPVQYQRIMALPSFGQFDLRSFQAKFSTSAPFRAPLKADVLARWPGGLIEFYGMTEGGGTCILEAHLHPDKLHTVGKPATTSDIRLIDENDRELPPGTTDVPGEVVGRSPGMMTGYHRQDAKTREVEWFDVTGSRFIRTGDVGRFDADGFLTLVDRRKDMIISGGFNIYPSDLEAELRAHPDVADVAVVGVPSEQWGETPVAYVVRAADASCDAPTLKAWYNARAGKTQRLADLRFIDELPRSAIGKVLKRELRDLYLSASN is encoded by the coding sequence ATGGGTGAAGCGGTCACCGCGCCGGCCTCGCTGATTCCGCCCTTCGTCAGTCTGTCCGACCTGATTCACGGTCACGCTCGCGAGCGGCCGGACGCGCTGGCACTGAGCGACGGGCAGCAGTCGCTCACCTATGCCGCGCTGGACGCGCAGATGGATCGCATAGCGGCTTCGCTGCAGCGCGATGGTCTGCGCGCAGGCGATGTGGTGTCGGTATGCGCTGCCAGCTCGGTGCGTTATGCACTCGTGTTTGTGGCTGCGTTGCGCGCGGGCATTGTCGTCGCGCCGCTGGCGCCATCGTCAACGGCCGCCAGCTTGTGCTCAATGCTGCACGACGCCGAGGCGAAGCTGCTGTTTCTGGATGCTCAAGTCGCCGCCTTGCTCGACGCTGCGTCAGACACAGGCGAACAAGCGCCAGCGCGCATCGCGCTCGACGACAGCGACGCGGGGCAGCGCTTTGACGAATGGCTGGCCGATGCCGGCAGCGCACCGGCGCCCGTCGAAGTGCAGCCACAACACCCGTTCAACATCATCTACTCGTCCGGCACCACCGGCACGCCCAAGGGCATCGTGCAATCACACGCCATGCGCTGGGCCCACATCCAGCGTGGCGTCGCTTATGGCTATGGCCCGGACGCTGTGACGCTGCTGGCGACGCCGCTCTACTCGAACACTACGCTGGTGTCGTTCTTTCCGACGCTCGGGCTCGGCGGGCAGGTGCATCTGATGGCGAAGTTCGATGCTGAAAACTACTTGCGCATCGCCGAGCGCATTCGCGCTACGCACACCATGCTGGTGCCGGTTCAGTACCAGCGCATCATGGCGTTGCCGTCGTTCGGTCAGTTCGACCTGCGATCGTTTCAGGCCAAATTCAGCACCAGTGCGCCGTTCCGCGCGCCACTCAAGGCCGACGTGCTGGCGCGCTGGCCCGGCGGGCTGATCGAGTTCTACGGCATGACTGAGGGCGGCGGCACCTGCATCCTCGAAGCGCATCTGCACCCGGACAAGCTGCACACCGTCGGCAAGCCGGCCACCACCAGCGACATCCGTCTGATCGACGAGAACGACCGTGAGCTGCCGCCGGGTACAACCGATGTGCCCGGCGAAGTGGTTGGCCGCTCGCCGGGAATGATGACCGGTTATCACCGGCAGGACGCGAAGACACGCGAGGTAGAGTGGTTCGATGTCACCGGCTCGCGCTTCATCCGCACCGGTGACGTAGGCCGCTTTGATGCCGACGGCTTTTTGACGCTGGTGGATCGCCGCAAGGACATGATCATCAGCGGTGGCTTCAACATCTACCCGAGCGATCTCGAAGCCGAGCTGCGTGCCCATCCTGACGTCGCCGATGTAGCGGTCGTCGGCGTGCCGTCGGAGCAGTGGGGCGAAACACCGGTCGCCTATGTGGTGCGCGCGGCGGACGCAAGCTGCGACGCGCCGACGCTCAAGGCCTGGTACAACGCCCGCGCCGGCAAGACGCAGCGGCTGGCCGACCTGCGCTTCATCGACGAACTGCCGCGCAGCGCCATCGGCAAGGTGCTCAAGCGTGAGCTGCGCGATCTCTATCTTTCGGCCTCGAACTGA
- a CDS encoding TRAP transporter large permease translates to MLKIFFLGLMSTGIPVAIAMAGASLIYILVSGDLPGFTVVHRMIGGIDSFPLLAVPFFILAGNLMNNAGITNRIYNYALALVGWLKGGLGHVNVLGSVIFAGMSGTAIADAAGLGTIEIKAMKDHGYATEFAVGVTAASATLGPIIPPSLPFVIYAMMANVSVGALFLAGILPGVLMAVLMMLTVAYFAHKNGWGGDIKFVWSRFGGALIETAVVIAWPLALYYAVQWGAPAQATVITGLVVIFLADWKFKFQAVLPIMTPVLLIGGMTTGLFTPTEGAIAACVWAMVLGLFWYRTLSWRMFVKVCLDTVETTATVMFIVAAASIFGWMLTATGVTAAIADWVLAFTKEPWLFLLLANVLMLFVGCFLEPTAAITILVPILLPIVLKLGINPVHFGLVMVLNLMIGLLHPPMGMVLFVLARVAKLSVERTTAAILPWLVPLLLSLAVLTYIPSISLWLPKYMGM, encoded by the coding sequence ATGCTGAAAATTTTCTTCCTCGGCCTGATGAGCACCGGCATACCGGTCGCCATCGCCATGGCCGGCGCGTCGCTCATCTATATCCTGGTCAGCGGCGATCTGCCCGGCTTCACCGTCGTGCACCGCATGATTGGCGGCATCGACAGCTTTCCGCTGCTCGCCGTGCCGTTCTTCATCCTGGCTGGCAATCTGATGAACAATGCGGGCATCACCAACCGCATCTACAACTATGCGCTGGCCCTCGTCGGCTGGCTCAAGGGCGGACTCGGGCATGTCAACGTGCTTGGCTCAGTGATCTTCGCTGGCATGAGCGGCACCGCCATCGCCGACGCGGCGGGCTTGGGCACCATCGAGATCAAGGCGATGAAGGACCACGGCTACGCGACCGAGTTCGCGGTCGGCGTCACCGCCGCATCAGCGACGCTCGGCCCGATCATCCCGCCGTCGCTGCCCTTCGTGATCTACGCGATGATGGCGAACGTGTCGGTCGGCGCGCTGTTCCTCGCGGGCATCCTGCCCGGCGTGCTGATGGCGGTGCTGATGATGCTCACGGTGGCGTACTTTGCGCACAAGAACGGCTGGGGCGGCGACATCAAGTTCGTCTGGTCGCGCTTCGGCGGCGCACTCATTGAGACAGCCGTCGTAATCGCGTGGCCGCTCGCGCTGTACTACGCAGTGCAATGGGGTGCCCCGGCGCAGGCGACTGTCATCACGGGCCTCGTGGTGATCTTCCTCGCCGACTGGAAGTTCAAGTTCCAGGCCGTGCTGCCGATCATGACACCGGTGCTCTTGATCGGCGGCATGACGACAGGGCTCTTCACGCCAACCGAGGGCGCCATCGCGGCCTGCGTATGGGCGATGGTGCTGGGCCTGTTCTGGTACCGCACGCTGTCGTGGCGGATGTTTGTGAAGGTCTGCCTCGACACCGTTGAGACCACCGCAACGGTCATGTTCATCGTTGCTGCCGCGTCGATCTTTGGTTGGATGCTGACTGCCACCGGCGTGACGGCCGCCATTGCCGACTGGGTGCTCGCGTTCACCAAGGAGCCCTGGCTGTTTCTGCTGCTGGCCAACGTGCTGATGCTGTTCGTCGGCTGCTTCCTCGAGCCCACCGCCGCGATCACGATCCTGGTGCCGATCCTGCTACCAATCGTGCTCAAGCTGGGCATCAACCCGGTTCACTTTGGGCTGGTGATGGTGTTGAACCTCATGATCGGTCTGCTGCATCCGCCAATGGGCATGGTTCTCTTCGTGCTCGCGCGCGTCGCCAAGCTGAGCGTGGAGCGCACGACGGCAGCAATCCTGCCGTGGCTGGTTCCGCTGCTGTTGAGTCTGGCCGTCCTGACCTACATACCGTCGATCAGTCTCTGGTTGCCGAAGTACATGGGGATGTAG
- a CDS encoding mannitol dehydrogenase family protein, which yields MRLNLQSLSSLPATVERPNAAVTSAGVGIVHLGIGAFHRAHQAVYTDDAMALSGGDWGICGVSLKSPTVRDQLAPQDGLYSVRTVSRAGDAWRAVGAVREVLFAPAQLREVIARIARAETQIVSLTVTEKGYCANVGKREPLWDHPDIANDLAHADAPVSVLGVLVAGLHERYRKRGAPLTVLCCDNLPENGAVLEALVHRFSERLYPQMLPWLRESVRFPSAMVDRIVPATKAGDLDDAKAALGVEDHGVVRAEPFGQWVIEDRFAAARPAWDRVGVQFVADVKPFEKMKLRLLNGSHSLMAYLGYLAGYETIAETISDPAFEHAVRGLMREAESTLDPVPGTDLAVYQTQLIERFGNPANGHRCAQIAMDGSQKIPQRWLAVARERMAAGQGIDAIALAIAGWIRYLYGKDELDQPITIADPLAGEFAAIAAKYSYDALSFADAVLRVEAVFGELGRTPAFAAPVKRLVSQLFRDGAQATVADFGARSG from the coding sequence ATGCGACTGAATCTTCAATCCCTGTCTTCGCTGCCCGCCACTGTTGAGCGCCCGAATGCTGCTGTCACCAGCGCGGGGGTCGGCATCGTCCACCTCGGCATCGGCGCCTTTCACCGCGCGCATCAGGCGGTGTACACCGATGACGCGATGGCGCTGAGCGGTGGTGACTGGGGCATTTGCGGTGTGAGCCTGAAATCGCCGACCGTTCGCGACCAGCTTGCACCGCAGGACGGCCTGTACAGCGTTCGCACCGTCTCGCGTGCGGGCGACGCGTGGCGAGCCGTGGGCGCAGTGCGCGAGGTGCTGTTCGCGCCGGCGCAGTTGCGGGAGGTGATCGCCCGCATTGCGCGCGCCGAGACGCAGATCGTGTCGCTGACGGTGACCGAGAAGGGCTATTGCGCCAACGTCGGCAAGCGCGAGCCACTGTGGGATCACCCGGATATCGCCAATGATCTGGCGCATGCTGACGCGCCGGTCAGCGTGCTCGGCGTGCTGGTGGCTGGGCTGCACGAGCGCTACCGCAAGCGCGGGGCGCCGCTCACCGTGCTCTGCTGCGACAACCTGCCCGAGAACGGCGCCGTGCTGGAGGCGCTGGTGCATCGCTTCAGCGAGCGCCTGTATCCGCAGATGCTGCCGTGGCTGCGCGAGAGCGTGCGCTTCCCATCCGCGATGGTGGACCGCATCGTCCCCGCCACCAAAGCGGGCGACCTTGACGATGCCAAGGCTGCGCTCGGTGTGGAAGACCACGGCGTAGTGCGCGCCGAGCCGTTCGGGCAATGGGTGATCGAGGATCGCTTTGCCGCTGCGCGCCCGGCATGGGATCGCGTCGGCGTGCAGTTCGTCGCCGACGTCAAACCGTTCGAGAAGATGAAGCTGCGGCTGCTTAACGGCTCGCACTCGCTGATGGCCTATCTGGGCTATCTCGCAGGCTACGAGACGATCGCCGAGACGATCAGCGACCCCGCCTTCGAGCACGCGGTGCGCGGGCTGATGCGCGAAGCTGAATCCACGCTCGACCCGGTACCAGGCACTGACCTCGCGGTCTATCAGACGCAACTGATCGAGCGCTTCGGTAACCCCGCCAACGGCCACCGCTGCGCGCAGATCGCGATGGACGGCTCACAAAAGATTCCGCAACGCTGGCTCGCCGTGGCCCGCGAGCGCATGGCCGCAGGGCAGGGCATCGACGCCATCGCGCTCGCCATCGCCGGCTGGATTCGCTACCTGTACGGCAAGGACGAACTCGATCAGCCCATCACCATCGCGGACCCGCTCGCAGGCGAATTCGCAGCGATTGCCGCAAAGTACTCCTACGATGCGCTCTCATTCGCCGACGCCGTGTTGCGTGTAGAAGCCGTATTCGGCGAACTGGGCCGCACGCCGGCGTTTGCGGCGCCCGTGAAGCGGCTGGTCAGCCAGTTGTTCCGGGATGGGGCGCAGGCGACGGTTGCCGACTTCGGGGCGCGATCAGGCTGA
- a CDS encoding sialic acid TRAP transporter substrate-binding protein SiaP produces the protein MKFRTLITSALVAATVIAPAVGFAQTKLKWAHVYETSEPYHTESVWAAAEIKKRTNGKFDIQVFPASSLGKETDINQGMTLGTVDMIISGPSFAARSYPRLGIAYYPFIFRDAAHQAAYSKSDVFKEMVDGYRAKTGIQMTAYTYYGARHTTSNRPFNDCAGMKGLKIRVPDVPVYMATPKACGANPTPIAFAEVYLALQNGTVEAQENPLTTIEAKKFYEVQKHIMLTGHIVDGLVTQIAPHVWTKLSDAEKAIFTEVTREAAARATAQIIKREGELVEEFKKKGLNIVQVDRAGFQQAVLKSTTLESLGFDRKDYDRIQAAK, from the coding sequence GTGAAATTCCGCACGCTCATCACTTCTGCGCTCGTCGCAGCCACCGTCATCGCCCCGGCCGTCGGCTTCGCCCAGACCAAGCTCAAGTGGGCGCACGTCTATGAGACGTCCGAGCCGTATCACACTGAATCGGTATGGGCGGCCGCCGAAATCAAGAAGCGCACCAACGGCAAGTTCGACATTCAGGTGTTCCCGGCCTCCTCGCTCGGCAAGGAAACGGACATCAATCAGGGCATGACGCTCGGGACCGTGGACATGATCATCAGCGGCCCATCGTTTGCCGCGCGCAGCTATCCGCGGCTGGGCATTGCCTACTATCCCTTCATCTTCCGCGATGCCGCGCATCAGGCGGCTTATTCAAAGAGTGATGTGTTCAAGGAAATGGTCGACGGCTATCGCGCCAAGACCGGCATCCAGATGACGGCCTACACCTACTACGGCGCCCGGCACACTACCTCGAACCGGCCGTTCAACGATTGCGCAGGCATGAAGGGCCTGAAGATTCGCGTGCCGGATGTGCCGGTCTACATGGCCACGCCGAAGGCATGCGGCGCCAACCCGACGCCGATCGCCTTTGCCGAGGTTTATCTCGCGCTGCAGAACGGCACCGTGGAAGCGCAGGAAAATCCGCTGACGACCATCGAGGCCAAGAAGTTCTACGAAGTGCAGAAGCACATCATGCTGACCGGTCACATCGTGGATGGCCTCGTCACGCAGATCGCGCCGCATGTATGGACCAAGTTGAGCGACGCCGAGAAGGCCATCTTCACCGAAGTCACCCGCGAGGCTGCCGCCCGCGCCACCGCGCAAATCATCAAGCGTGAAGGCGAGCTGGTGGAAGAGTTCAAGAAGAAGGGCCTCAACATCGTGCAGGTGGATCGCGCTGGCTTCCAGCAGGCCGTATTGAAGAGCACCACGCTCGAATCACTGGGCTTTGATCGCAAAGACTACGACCGCATTCAGGCGGCGAAGTAG
- a CDS encoding enolase C-terminal domain-like protein, whose amino-acid sequence MKPSRITHIRATPVTVPLQAPLLHSNGAHWGRFVRTIVEVETDDGYVGLGEFGGGGEVASAGIESLITYLKGHNVFELEALRFAICNPTASLYNNRTQLHAAIEFACLDIMGQRLGVPVAELLGGRVRESVEFASYLFFRLPNDKTGEGEVRTADQLVAHAKALQAEHGFTAHKLKGGVYAPDYELNAYQAVAAALPKDRFRYDPNSAFSLADAIRFGQGIAHINNDYYEDPVFGMPQLSRLREFVRIPIATNTVVVNFEQLAMNITTQPRAVDVVLLDTTFWGGIRPCIKAAAICDTFGLGVAVHSSGELGIQLATMLHMGAVVPNLGYAADAHYHHLTDDIIVGGKMKYVNGAIAVPTGPGLGVTLNRDKLRQYHELFRELGGYTYDRDPSRPGWYPLVPNSRWKAS is encoded by the coding sequence GTGAAACCAAGCAGGATTACCCACATTCGCGCCACGCCGGTGACAGTGCCGCTGCAGGCGCCGCTGCTGCACAGCAATGGTGCGCACTGGGGGCGCTTCGTCCGTACCATCGTCGAAGTCGAAACTGACGACGGCTACGTCGGCCTCGGCGAATTCGGCGGCGGTGGCGAGGTCGCCAGCGCCGGGATCGAAAGCCTGATCACCTACCTCAAGGGCCACAACGTTTTCGAGCTGGAGGCGTTGCGCTTCGCCATCTGCAACCCGACCGCGAGCCTCTACAACAACCGCACGCAGTTGCACGCCGCCATTGAGTTCGCCTGTCTGGACATCATGGGCCAACGCCTGGGCGTGCCGGTGGCCGAGCTGCTGGGCGGCCGCGTGCGTGAGTCGGTCGAATTTGCGAGCTATCTGTTCTTCCGCCTGCCGAACGACAAGACGGGCGAGGGCGAGGTGCGCACGGCCGATCAGCTCGTCGCGCATGCCAAAGCCTTGCAGGCTGAGCACGGCTTCACCGCGCACAAGCTGAAAGGCGGCGTGTACGCGCCCGACTACGAGCTGAACGCCTATCAGGCTGTGGCTGCCGCTTTGCCGAAGGACCGCTTTCGCTACGACCCGAATTCCGCGTTCTCGCTGGCCGATGCCATCCGCTTCGGGCAGGGCATCGCGCACATCAACAATGACTACTACGAAGACCCGGTGTTCGGCATGCCGCAGCTTTCACGGCTGCGTGAATTTGTGCGCATCCCGATTGCCACCAACACGGTCGTGGTGAACTTCGAGCAGCTCGCCATGAACATCACCACGCAGCCGCGCGCAGTGGACGTGGTGCTGCTCGACACCACCTTCTGGGGCGGCATCCGGCCCTGCATCAAGGCCGCTGCGATTTGCGACACCTTCGGCCTTGGCGTTGCCGTGCACTCCTCGGGCGAGCTCGGCATTCAGCTCGCGACGATGCTGCACATGGGCGCCGTGGTGCCCAACCTTGGCTACGCGGCCGACGCCCACTACCACCACCTCACCGACGACATCATCGTCGGCGGCAAGATGAAATACGTGAACGGCGCCATTGCCGTGCCCACCGGGCCGGGGCTTGGCGTCACGCTCAACCGCGACAAGCTGCGCCAGTATCACGAGCTGTTCAGGGAGCTCGGCGGCTACACCTACGACCGCGACCCGTCGCGCCCCGGCTGGTATCCACTGGTGCCGAATTCGCGGTGGAAGGCTTCGTGA
- a CDS encoding S1C family serine protease: MLKRLWLVFAQVCTICVAILFTVSTLRPEWLARAGGSAPPLAPALPAASNAAAPAAAPSGAAAARGAVTSYSAAAGRALPSVVKIATSAQKKFRHPLLDDPTFQRFFGRDQNSNAQQLLGEGSGVIVRADGFILTNNHVVEGAQQIQVELADKRVLPARLIGTDPDTDLAVIKIDGSDFPAVALGNSEALQVADVVLAIGNPFGVFGNTVTMGIVSALGRTQIADGNPFESFIQTDAAINQGNSGGALVNAQGELVGINSSIFTRTGDFSGIGFAIPTAIARPIMEQLIAHGEVKRGYIGANLGSVTPDIAKRLALKESKGAFVAAVIDGAPGSRAGLRVNDVIVEINGRATADRGDAVNTIAMSSPEQTLPLKVLRDGEIIDLKITLGRRPQTRR; encoded by the coding sequence ATGCTCAAACGATTATGGCTCGTTTTCGCACAGGTCTGCACGATCTGTGTCGCAATTTTGTTCACCGTCAGCACGCTGCGGCCAGAATGGCTCGCCCGCGCCGGCGGATCAGCGCCCCCGCTCGCGCCAGCGCTGCCAGCGGCATCGAACGCTGCTGCGCCTGCAGCGGCCCCGTCCGGCGCTGCGGCGGCGCGTGGTGCGGTCACCAGCTATAGTGCTGCGGCTGGCCGCGCGTTGCCCTCGGTGGTGAAGATCGCTACCAGCGCGCAGAAAAAATTCCGCCACCCGCTGCTGGACGACCCCACGTTCCAGCGCTTTTTTGGGCGCGACCAGAACAGCAACGCGCAGCAATTGCTCGGCGAGGGCTCCGGCGTCATCGTGCGGGCCGATGGCTTCATCCTCACCAACAACCACGTGGTCGAGGGCGCACAGCAGATTCAGGTGGAGCTGGCCGACAAGCGGGTGTTGCCAGCGCGACTGATCGGCACCGATCCCGACACCGATCTCGCCGTGATCAAGATCGACGGCAGTGACTTCCCGGCGGTCGCGCTGGGCAACTCCGAGGCACTGCAGGTGGCCGACGTGGTGCTCGCGATCGGCAACCCGTTCGGCGTGTTCGGCAACACGGTCACGATGGGTATCGTCAGCGCGCTGGGCCGCACCCAGATTGCCGACGGCAATCCGTTCGAGAGCTTTATCCAGACCGATGCTGCGATCAACCAGGGCAACTCCGGCGGCGCGCTGGTCAACGCCCAGGGCGAACTGGTGGGCATCAATTCCAGCATCTTCACCCGCACCGGTGATTTTTCGGGCATCGGTTTCGCCATTCCAACCGCGATCGCGCGACCGATCATGGAGCAGTTGATCGCCCACGGCGAAGTGAAGCGGGGCTACATCGGCGCCAATCTCGGTTCGGTGACGCCGGACATCGCGAAGCGGCTGGCGCTGAAAGAATCGAAGGGCGCCTTCGTTGCCGCGGTCATCGATGGGGCGCCGGGCAGCCGGGCTGGTTTGCGGGTGAATGACGTGATCGTCGAGATCAACGGCCGGGCGACTGCGGATCGCGGCGACGCGGTCAACACCATCGCCATGTCGTCACCGGAGCAGACCCTCCCGCTCAAGGTGCTGCGCGACGGTGAAATCATTGACCTCAAGATCACGCTGGGTCGCCGACCGCAGACGCGCCGCTGA
- a CDS encoding Nif3-like dinuclear metal center hexameric protein, translating to MTTATESSVQREQLTRHLNAFLECQRFKDVATNGLQVAGRERIANIVVGVTANKALIDAAIEAKADAVIVHHGLFWKGDSPALVGYQRERVAALLAHKINLYAYHLPLDVHAEVGNNACLGRRLGLSPTGTCGEAGLVMLGQLGVSADVRCTVLAAYVARHYGRRVTLFSHPERPIRTIAWCTGAGGSLLGDAIAAGADAFITGEISEQHVHQARESNITLIAAGHHATERDGVAALAAHLVQQFGVNYQFIDINSPV from the coding sequence GTGACAACGGCGACGGAAAGTTCTGTTCAGCGCGAGCAACTGACGCGCCATCTCAACGCGTTTCTGGAATGCCAGCGCTTCAAGGACGTCGCGACCAACGGCCTGCAGGTGGCCGGCCGCGAGCGCATTGCCAATATTGTGGTCGGCGTCACCGCCAACAAGGCGCTGATCGATGCCGCCATCGAGGCCAAGGCTGACGCGGTTATCGTCCATCACGGACTGTTCTGGAAGGGCGACAGCCCGGCGCTGGTCGGCTATCAACGCGAGCGTGTCGCGGCGCTGCTGGCGCACAAGATCAATCTTTACGCCTATCACCTGCCGCTGGATGTGCACGCAGAGGTTGGCAACAACGCCTGTCTGGGCCGCCGGCTTGGGCTTTCGCCGACCGGCACCTGCGGCGAAGCCGGGCTGGTGATGCTTGGCCAGCTCGGAGTGAGTGCTGACGTGCGCTGCACGGTGCTGGCGGCCTATGTCGCCCGCCATTATGGGCGCCGGGTGACGCTGTTTTCGCATCCTGAGCGGCCGATCAGGACGATTGCGTGGTGCACCGGCGCCGGCGGGTCATTGCTGGGCGATGCCATTGCGGCGGGGGCCGACGCCTTCATCACCGGCGAAATCAGCGAACAGCATGTGCATCAGGCGCGTGAGTCAAACATCACCCTGATCGCCGCGGGCCACCACGCCACCGAGCGTGACGGCGTGGCGGCGCTGGCAGCACATCTGGTGCAGCAGTTCGGCGTGAACTACCAGTTCATCGACATCAATTCACCGGTCTGA
- a CDS encoding mandelate racemase/muconate lactonizing enzyme family protein, whose protein sequence is MPRITQVELWQVNLAPPVPRSDAIQSFVVQETPMVRITCDDGSQGTGYSYTIGTGGSSVMALLQDHLAPRLVGRDADDIEAIWKDLFFHTHATAVGAITALALATIDTALWDARCRRSGLPLHKAAGGAQQRVAMYSTEGGWLHLSPEQLVTQSVEAQALGFKGVKIKVGRPHVSEDMARLTAVREAVGDAFEIMIDANQCFTVGEAIRRAHHYETLDIAWFEEPLPAEDLGGHERLAQSTSLPIAVGESIYSLQHFREYLQRGACSIIQADVARIGGITPWLKCAHLAESFNVPICPHFLMELHVGLCAAVPNAPWVEYIPQLDSVTLGEGCGMASEAGFAIPSAQPGLGIEWDWQAVERLAVRRATVGGN, encoded by the coding sequence ATGCCGCGCATCACCCAAGTCGAACTCTGGCAGGTCAACCTGGCGCCGCCCGTGCCGCGCTCGGACGCGATCCAGTCGTTCGTGGTGCAGGAGACGCCAATGGTGCGCATCACCTGCGACGACGGTTCGCAGGGGACGGGCTACAGCTACACGATCGGCACCGGCGGCTCGTCGGTCATGGCGCTGCTGCAGGACCACCTGGCGCCCCGGCTGGTCGGCCGCGACGCCGACGACATCGAGGCAATCTGGAAAGACCTGTTCTTCCACACCCACGCTACCGCCGTCGGTGCGATCACCGCGCTGGCGTTGGCGACGATCGACACGGCGCTCTGGGATGCACGCTGCCGGCGCTCCGGTCTGCCGCTGCACAAGGCGGCGGGCGGCGCACAGCAGCGGGTGGCGATGTATTCGACCGAGGGCGGCTGGCTGCACCTGTCGCCCGAACAGCTGGTGACGCAGTCGGTCGAGGCGCAGGCGCTCGGATTCAAGGGCGTGAAGATCAAGGTCGGGCGCCCGCACGTCAGCGAGGACATGGCGCGACTGACCGCCGTGCGCGAGGCGGTCGGCGACGCCTTCGAAATCATGATCGACGCCAACCAGTGCTTCACGGTCGGCGAGGCGATCCGCCGCGCGCACCACTACGAAACGCTCGATATTGCGTGGTTCGAGGAACCGCTGCCTGCAGAAGATTTGGGCGGTCACGAGCGGCTTGCGCAGAGCACCAGTTTGCCGATTGCGGTGGGCGAATCGATCTACAGCCTGCAACATTTCCGCGAATATTTGCAGCGCGGCGCCTGCTCAATCATCCAGGCCGACGTCGCGCGTATCGGCGGCATCACGCCCTGGCTCAAGTGTGCGCATCTGGCCGAGAGCTTCAACGTGCCAATCTGTCCGCACTTCCTGATGGAGTTGCACGTCGGCCTCTGCGCCGCCGTGCCGAACGCGCCGTGGGTGGAATACATCCCGCAGCTCGATTCGGTGACGCTGGGCGAAGGTTGCGGCATGGCCAGCGAAGCCGGATTCGCGATTCCGTCAGCACAACCGGGGCTCGGGATTGAGTGGGATTGGCAGGCCGTTGAACGGTTGGCCGTACGCCGGGCGACCGTGGGTGGCAACTAG
- a CDS encoding TRAP transporter small permease: protein MDLDSGPKVMGDDGEFHATDEAVTFDDVPFEAWIALLLFWTLAAVVFTQFITRYAFNDSASWTEEIARYLLIGTVFVGAAIGVAKNNHIQVDLLYRYLPHGVARTLSTFVDVARIAFFAAMVWFTVQMMMKMESYKMTIVDLPMNIVYGVCLFGFVGMMLRSVWVTRVHWQRGYSVLERPESTMADR, encoded by the coding sequence ATGGATCTGGATTCCGGCCCCAAGGTCATGGGCGACGATGGCGAGTTTCACGCCACCGATGAAGCCGTCACCTTCGACGACGTGCCGTTCGAGGCGTGGATTGCCTTGCTGCTGTTCTGGACACTGGCAGCCGTGGTCTTCACCCAGTTCATCACCCGTTACGCATTCAACGATTCTGCGTCGTGGACTGAGGAGATCGCGCGCTACCTGCTGATCGGGACCGTGTTCGTAGGTGCCGCGATTGGTGTAGCCAAGAACAATCACATTCAGGTGGACCTGCTCTATCGCTACTTGCCGCACGGCGTGGCGCGGACGCTATCGACCTTTGTTGACGTCGCGCGTATCGCATTTTTCGCGGCGATGGTCTGGTTCACCGTGCAGATGATGATGAAGATGGAAAGCTACAAGATGACCATCGTCGATCTGCCGATGAACATCGTTTACGGTGTCTGCCTGTTCGGTTTTGTCGGCATGATGCTGCGCTCGGTGTGGGTGACGCGTGTGCACTGGCAACGCGGCTACAGCGTGCTTGAGCGCCCCGAATCCACGATGGCCGACCGCTAA